From Amaranthus tricolor cultivar Red isolate AtriRed21 chromosome 4, ASM2621246v1, whole genome shotgun sequence:
TAAGCCTTAAAAAACACCAATTTTGTACTTGTAGCAATTCTTTTGGGACAGAGAGTATTAGGAACACCGTTCCAAaagataatatttaaaatacccAAATAGATCGTGAACGCAATCGACCATGAAATTAATGAGCATTGAGTTAGAGTTAGGAGTTTGATCTACAAGAGGAAAAATAAGACCCCAACGAAGCTTTCCCGGTTTCCTCACGTCCGGCTCACCAGGGCTCAGCTTAAGTTCCTCTGAAACTCTTCTTGTAGCGCTAGAAGGCCAAGGATGGGATTTTTGGTGGATATTACCCCCTTGATGCATATTCAGCCGTATAGCCTTGTGTATTTGCCTACTGGATGAGTGGACGTACTAAGGGGTTTTCCGAGATCATTCTATGGTTTTCTTGGCATCGTTATGGTTCTTTAGGGCATGTGGTGATCTAACGAGGCTTCTCATATGTCTTATCAATTTGCCCCTGAGGTCTGCATTGCCTTAACAGTCGTGAAAATTGCCTTAAGAGCCCTGGCTCAAAATTCGCCAAAACCCTTCCCACTGACGCTAGGGTCTCCAGAGGAATATTGAGCCAAAATAAACCCCCTTAAACAAGTGACTTTCGCGCCTCGTGGAACCTATAAGGGCCTTTTCACTAGAGTTTCATATTGTATGTGGAGTAAATCTAACAAGACAAGGGATAAAAATCAAAACAGTAACAAAAAAAAGTCATGCTAGTCTTTATAGGTGTTTGtatcagtgtcacatgattcgctcaAATTTTCCGAAGCATaacccaaaaccgaccataatttgtttttgttgataTGCGATTTGCtaggagattagcgaatcacgTGACACTGATACGAACCTTACTACTACATTTAGTTGTGAATAGAGAGtaagtgaatttatttttggttaggTCAAAGACAACCAGAGAAATCAAAGGGCTCGTGTGTTCTTAGGGTAAAATGAGGATTGTGTgttgttattcttttttttttttgtggttaACACGTGTAAAACTAACAGTGCAATCACGCTTTTCGTGCTAAGGAAGGAGTTACAGAGCAAGTTTCTTGCGTTACCACTTGCAGTTTAGATAGAAGACGAGATGCCTCGTACAGAACCCCTTACATTTAGGGAGTCCAACGATCCTAATCATGAATTCATGATCATCAACCCCTATATCCAAAATAAGAAGAGGGTGCTACTTTTGAGTTAAAATTGGGTTTGATCAATTTGCTACCTTTATTCCATGTGTTGAATGAACCCAAATAAGAATCTTTCGGAGTTCCATGTAATGAGTAGTAGTGTGAGTCCTAGCGGAGCAACAAAGGAGAAGGTTAAACTTATAacattctctttttctttaaaaGGAAGCGGCTAAGGATTGGTTATATTATCTACCCCCAGGGTGTCGCAACATGAGTGGATATGAAGAGAAGGTTTCTTGAGAAGTACTATTCGACTTCAAAATCATCAACTTTGAAAGAAAGAAAACAGCAATATGGAGTAAAGAAGTGATGAGTCATTCTGTGGGAAAGAGTCAAGAGATTGTGTACCGATTTCCCCTATCATGGTTATTTCGATGAAGACCTCATCCAATActtctacaatggtctcaaTGAAGATTTGAGAAGGGAAAATGTAGCTAGTAGAGGTTCTTTCATTAGCAAAACACTTATGCTACAAAGGCATTGATTTAACAGCTATCTCAAGCTCTAGGCAAATCAACAAAAGATCCCACCATAGGAGAACAGGTAAAGAATGTTCGAGTTCTAGTTCTATGCAGCAAAGCATGAAGATCAAGTGCGAGCTATAGCCTATAACATCAATGATGAGTGAGTTAATGGTGAAGGATAAAGCACAAAAAGTTATTTGTTCTTGTGAATGTGGGAAAGAAGAAGTGAATACCATTGGTTTTCAAGGCCAAGGAGATCTGATCCTTATTTCATCACATACAATCCAGGATGGAGATATCATCCAAACTTCCGATATGGTAATCAATCAAGAAATCAACAACATATAGAGCAGCGTAGGCCACCACAACAACCTTATCTTAGGCCCCCACATCAAGGCCAAGGACTAAGTTCAACTTCTTGCATGACCACCAAAAATATGTTGAATGCTTTGACAAGGAATATTATAAATATGCAAGGTAACATGATACCATTTCAAGAGGAGACATAATTTAGCATTAAAAACGTTGAAAAATTAATGGGTCAGATTACTGGAGTGGTGAGCGAGCTAAAATCTAgaggtttggaaaaattaccatcACAAACAGAACCTAAACCAAGAATGGTGCAAGTGCAATAACATTGAGAAGTGGAAAGGTGTTGGAGGGTAAAGAAAGAACTATTGTTTGTCACAACGAGCTTGAGTTACAACTTACTAGGCCACTCTTAAAACTAAGAATGCAatcaaataagcaaaaaataaCTCGTGCAACATTCAACATACCATGCCATTAGATTTTATGAGTTATAACTTAAGGGTTACAAAGGCAATGAATCTTAACATCTTTTTCATACTTCTCTAAGATAgcatattttcaatcaaaatactAACAGGGAACATGAGGCCCACCAAATGAAGCAAACAGGAAGAAATCATTCACATAATACCAGAAAAGGAGATGCTTGGGAAAATCCAATAAAACTTAAGTCCAAATTAAGACAACTAATTGGCCCACATAAATTATAGGAGATGACACCCACAACAtaaaacaacaatgccaaaccCTTAAATTTGACAGAGTGGACACATAGCACTGAAAAATCATAGCATTCCTTTCCGACAAAATCATCAACAGAGAGATCACAATAAAGTTTCCTGTTTTAGCCCTACAAACCTCATCAACAGGTCTTTGAGTGaccaaaaaatgtaaaatagcCAAGAAATTCCAACATAAAAAAGTCTTGACGAAGATAATTACACATTACAATACAAAAGCTATCTCTCAAGTTACAAACACAACTACACAAGATGCAACTACTTAGAGTCAAACAAGGTGAAACTTTCATTTCTAATTTTGAAAAAGGGGAGGTCTTGTAGGATCATATTCGAATTTTTCATTTCCTAAGCCTATAGTATGATGAGAGTATGGTACATTGCATTAGTTTGGTTCAAGcattttactttatttgtttCATCAATTAAGTAACCCCAAATTGTGATGGCAAGATTGGCTTCCACTTGATTATTACTTGATTCCAGTTAGTCCTTACCTTCATAATTCAGGGCGGCTACACTAGGCTCTCTTATCTTCTTATTGTCTTTTTACTTTGTTTCTCTTTTGGGATTTTTTGTGGGTTcaagttttttaatttatttttcttgagccTTGAGGTGCATGACTGGCTTTAGCCTAGGCTCTAGGATCATACTATTTAACTAATTCCATCATAAAGACGCTAGGAGACTTCAGACAGATAAAAATTCCCTGGTCTTTTGACATTGAAATATATTGCATGACAATATGCTGATGAATATAGTATGCGTAGCTTGACATGAACAAAGATCAGTTCCATCGAAAGCTTAAGGTatacaaaaagataaaaacAGCTAGAGCTTGAAAAAACAATTCAATTAGTAACAACCACGCCAACTAAGTTGCAATAAAAATTCATCACAGTAGTACCTTTAACTTTTTTCTCATATGCAGGTCGGTCACGCATCATCAGAGCAGCAGCCTCTCCATTCAGAGGGTCAGAGGGATTTGGATACAAAAGAAGCTGGGGAAGGAACACCTCAAAAACATTTACCAAATCTGGGAAACATAAACATTAGCATGTTATACAACTCCCTTATTCAGTATCAAGTTAATAGCTTTAAAATATATTGGAAATCTACGTTGCATTACCAAACATGGGACTCCAAGTTTGATTAATGACATCAAGACACACCGATCCTGACCTGGAGTTGATAGCGCAAAACAAATTAGTACAACtaatcaaacaaacaacaaaaactTTGCAAAGCTAGCTATATGCAACTAGAGCAATATACATGTAGCTTACATCTCATCAACATTAGGATGGTATATCTTGTTAATAAAGCCTATCGACGGAGATTTGTAGGGATAAGCATCAGGAAGCTCAACCCTCATTTTCCAAACACCTCCATGATAAAGACCTAACAAAATTCAGGATATAATCCGTTATTGCATCCatcaaacaacaaaataaaacaatgccaaagccttaattccAAAAGATTTGATATGTGAGTGTATCTCTTGTAGCCGTCCACAAACATTCTCTTTATAAATCAGATATATACGTGTTGtattttttccaaaacataCAGTAAAGTATTCCTAAATACATACCTCATAACCACATTCACACAAACTGATGAGCCCAATTCAAGAAAAAGGgctagtgaagaatcagaataCCTCTCGCCCTCTCCCCATAGAGTAAAAACATGGCTGCATAGCACggccgcattgtaaaggttttaaaattaaacgaaccgatatttctagcgttgtaaaggtgtaaaaaaatcgTGTTTTGGGTTGTATCAAATCATATCTTATGGTTCTGAACGATATTTTGGCGTTACAATAACCGTATCACTTCCGTTACCGCATCATCATTCCGTTAcagcatttttacactatgcctCTTCCCTAAGAATATGAAGCAAAGTAATTTGAAACATTATTGAGTGAAGAATACTCGCTCTGTCCCattgaaattgttatatttCTTATAATGTTTGTCGATCGAGTTTGCTCCATTTCTAATTTGTAAAAGACCTAGACCCTTGAGTAAATTCCATCCACATAATCCATCCATCTTTTCATACTAACCatacatttaactttttttcttatCATCCCAAAACCAAACCAAACAAACCCATACTTTTGTGTGCTACACTACGCAGCAAACTCAGCAAGACAAAGAAGCATGTGTATATCTAATGACACATATGTTACTTTACAGATTCAAAGCTGAAGTGAAACATGAAAGGATCAACCCTGAAAAACCACCATTCCTAAGTCTAGCATCAATAAGACAATAAAAAAGTAACACCCAAACAACAGCTAATTTTTTAAAGGAAGTTTCCCAAATGATCCACAAAAGGTCAAAGTACCAAAACCATGTAAAACCCAGAAGAACTCATAAATAAAACCCAAACAAATTGATCAAATCCCAACCCAGAATTACCCAACAAGTGATAAATAGAatgaaatcaaagaaaataatcaGTAGAGAATATTACTTTCACTGGGCCCACGAAATTCCACATAGAACTCTTGCATGCCATCATTAATCATCTCCACCTTGTAATCACTCATCATCCTatttcacaaaatcaaacaaccAAACCCATCAAACATAAATGAAAAcccaattgaaaaaaataaaaacttaatataaaaaaaatcaaaaaggaaccaaaaaatcatatcatatcagaagattaaataaatcataaaaatcaaacttataaATTGATTTAAGATAGAGATTTCACAGTTTCATCAAGTCCATCTCTCTGCGTTTGCTTGGAGAAGACATGATTGCTTGTTACAGTAAAAAATCTTATGGGTAGTCAAAAgaaagagattttttttttcctgttgTAAGAAGCAAGAATGGGAGATTTGTAAAGAACAATGGTAAAAGATCATACAAGAAAGGGGAAAAGTAGAAGAATTAAGATGAGAAAAGGGGGCCCAATGCTTAATGTTATAAATAGAATTAGaattgattattgatacttcTATCATACTATGTCTCTCCCAATGAATTACACAAATTCTATATCCTActctaattaaatattttttttttacattatttattttcaagttATAAGTTGAAATGTAGAcaggtaaattttatttgatttgtattaatgtaatttttaataatatcgatttatataattttgaacaaagcataatttgagatattttgAATTGAAATAACGTATTGGCAGACGGTAGGTATGGAAAAtcaaatgatatattatatacgtTATAAAATACTTgaattttatatgatttttagttatgtaaAACTCAAGATAAATATgatcaaaattataaattatgttgcgtaataaaaagaaatatagaaaatataataaaatgaataaagtaTTTATTTAGAATAAGAGGGAGCATCAtttaggatttgatttgtaaggAATACGATGAGTAGTAATATTTTCGTCATTCAGCGTAATAGATGTTTAATATATTATGAAGATTTAATTGTGTGattgatattaaaatatataattactgTATTTTGTTCCATTATACAATTGCAATATGAGGATTTGTTGCTTTTCATCATTAGAACTTATTTTATGAGTATATTAcagtaatatataaaaaaaatataattaaatgagatattatataaattatcaatttttatagtcaagcatataaatcatcaaaatactcttagttaattttaaattgcaacaaaaaaattaaaaatagtgaaaaattttGGATTTTATAAGTGATGCTAATTGAGAGTTGAAATGCGTGAAAAAGAATAATAGAAGGTAGCAAAACATTTTGATAAAAGAAAACTatagcaaaaataaaaataaaaatatatactaaaaaatgtGGCAAAGTCTTAAAGGCAAAGGGAGCAATGCAATGAATTGTAGGAAAGTTGAAATGTTGTCGGTATTATGAAAATGAGGAAGAAGTTTAAAtttatagatgaaattaaatgAAGGTGATAAAGTCTAgtcccaaataaaaaaataatgtaaaataaatagaaaaattaaaataaaatatgaggTAAATTGAGTTTCCTCTCATCTTTAAAATTTGtcgtatttttttattttttctgaatttttttactttaatataATTTCCTTTTATACAATTTCACTCATTTGGTCTTACTAAATTTGACTCacaaatatttgaaagaaaaaccaataaaaatatactttctccgttaTGAAATATTAactacattattattattaacattatttattatttaatattaattataattgcaGCTAATgtgtatgaaaaaatataatcaaatgaaatgttATTTGAATCATCTAATTACATATTCTCATaacattaactttttataatttttagttgaatacagttcaatataaattataaattattaaaataacatattaaattgcgtaaaattcaaatataacaaaTGCAATATTAAAAATTGGCAAAATTTGAAAGGAAAGAGGGAGTAATTTAGTGGGGACGTAGGAGTAGAACTTTAATTATTGCTAAAAATAAGAATGAGTTGCACTTTCAAGATTCTTTGATTTCATCTCTTGACACATCTCACTTTTGTCAGACTCTCTTTGCTATGaataaactacaaaaaaattCCAACTTTGGTAGTAATTGAATGAATGCTAAATCTTATCTAAAGATTACCAATAAATTgttgaattagtttaataatattaaacgTACTTCCATATTCTATTCATTTTAGAGCAAGCCTCTCATTTGCCTTTGACAATTTAAGTTGCTACATAAACCTTAAATGGATTATTTTATACAacataaacaaataattaatcaatccacaacaaatttttaaaacaaagttATTAAATGCTATAATAAAATtgctcaaaataaaaatgacataTTTATTTTCCCTTTGCTTTTAGTTGCTTTGTGGagtttgataattttttaaaaatttatcgaCAATTTTAATATGTCTTTACGTCACATCcacataattattttatttatttaattttttgctttatttttaagTAATATACAAGCGATGGATCAACTTCAAGGTTTATGAGGTCAATTAGTCACACTAAAACTAGCAATTAAATTGGTAATTTTTTCTTACAAAATTTGTAAGTTTCTATATATATCtttaaattttgaccatttaaccactattataattttattatctaATTTTGAAtccattaaaaattttatagcTACATCTATTATCGTGATccatcaaaattgaatttcctcttaaaaataaaaatagcaaATAAGAAGGAACTTAGGAGAATATGTCTTCATTTTTATAGGTAGAACCGtagaaataatgaaattatatAACGttttatacttatatatacaAGGCAAGtagtaaaaaaattagattaatttcCATTATTTATATTACTATTTTCGACCATCATGTATTTAATAACAATAAGCAAATAATCTATTAgcaatttgtttatattttttcattaatttaatttcaaatcaatCTCCTTCACTAATGCATCATCTACTAACCATGTGGACGTGATGATATCACCATTACAATTATAGGCTTGGTGATAGGTTGCTTTCCTTTTGCAACATTATCTCTTgatattttcctttttgtttttatttaaatggggaaaaacataaattaattcattttggCAATTTGAAGCACAAATGTTGCAACATAATAATGCATGAAACTAATTAAAGGTAACTCATGTGAGATACAAACTACACAACCATTtactcaataaataaataaataaataacttcACACTTAACcaaatttttctttattaattcatctcttattgttataaatttttacTTTATCCTCAtactattataataaaataataaaaaatggtataaATAATTTTCATAGTTTTTTCTTAGTTTGTTTTAATATGTTTAATTTAACATAGATGGACTTCATTCTCAAGTTATAATTGTGATCTTTGGAAAGCATGTGAGTAAATTACTTTTAGAGAATcgaattatattttaattgaaatatatattatttttcctaGATAAggttttatatttaatttttgcatcTGTCACTTCCATTGGCTTACCTAatacttcaaaaataattaaaagtggCTTATTATTTATGAGAATACTTcttgtttactttttaaaaatattataagaatCTTTAAACAGAATTATATGAAAATGTCATGTTACTTAAAGAATAGCATCAAATTTCATTAGTTATTGCTTCtacattttttatagtttgcttgctataaagataaaattttagcaaataaaaaaattgaataaaaatggataaaaaaatatgatttataGTATAATGGGATAGATATATAAatctcataaaaaaaatactttaaatatgtatatgtaatcataaaataatttaaatatatcaatgaaaattaaagaaataatggAATTATGACCAAAAATAGACACATAGATCAAAAATAGAcacataataaatttaataaaactaactaaaatttggaaaaaatatatatatagcaaaacCCTTAACAGAAAGGGAGCAACTTTTTATGTGGatgatttattttttgacaaGGCACGCAAGGAAAAGCTATCATAAACAcctctttctttgttttttttttatttatttattttttattattatttttttttttagatcttTTTAACCCAAGAAAAGTCAAAGGAGGTGAGTTGTTTTatatacaaagaaaaaagttcaataataaaatttatttaaaaaattatgtatgGCATGATCACTTCATTTAAACGTTTCCTTTACATAGGTATCTTGTGATTGTTTATTATAACATCTCAAGTTGAGTTACATTCTAACTTTTAACTAACAATAATCATCATGAATATTTCatttatacaataaaaaatattttcatagaatacaataaaaataattttgttacttcttttatttattttttgcatatttgcttttttttttttttttgcagttGTTATAGCACATGTTTGAGCTTTGATATATATGAATacatatcataaaaaataataacaattttatcGCTAAAAgattatacattaaaaaaatctaacaaattCACATaccacataaatatattttaactcacACACATATATTTGAAATcttagacaaaaaaataaaaaggaaggaAGTATTTGTATTTTAcataggtaatttttttttactaattaaaagagaaaatgtGAAATTTTTGTCAAAATAAGAATTTAGCAAATCCATCATAAAAAccgaaaataaataatataatctttatatacatattatttgttttatttgaaatttgacattatttttcaattgttcttaacttgtattttatttataatttataaattaaaaatatagtcaaatgagatcttttttaatttgtctcaatataaatttaataagattgatttttttgatttgattgtaagctAGATATCTGTTCATGCAAGGATGAaaggaattaattttttttagatgaAAAGAATAAGACTCCTGTTACAATGGTGAAAGAAATAGCCCTTAACTACTAGGATAatctattattctcaatttctaatatttttttaattatgcttAATATAGACATTAGCAATTGAATAAATATATGAACAAACATACAATTTCAAATGAGACAAACACTAGAAATATGACCGataactaaaaattttaaaacaaataatatacattactctCTTACTCCGATAATATGTTTACTTTCAGTTTGCACCTTTTTCATTCAAGTGGGGATCCTTATATTGATAACATGTTGataaaagtataattttttaaaaaataaaatataaagtttATAAAAGAAATAACTCAAATAAGAAAGTAGATCAATATAAGAATTACGGAGGGTGTACATTACTTCAAAACCCATTAATTTTGGGCATGTTAGgtattatttttgttcttttgtTTTCAGTTTTCGATTAACATAAAATcgatttttgttttcatttttttatgtcaaaacaaatattattttaaaaaacttattGTCATACatacttgaaaatttttaaaatttatcaagGTATTTAGATTTAAGATAGatcattttagaaaaaaatttattctttttattatcactcaaactcgcactcatagaatttaaaattattaaattcagAGTTAAATTCACTGTAAGTAATAAGTGCAGgtcaaaaaataagttatacCCTTGTGGTTTTACTcaattatttttacaattataGACTCCATAGTAAGAGAAATATGTCTAGAATATGTCCTGAGTTTGACAGGATTAGAATTTGGTCAAAGTTTAAATTAAAGAATGAGTCTAAGCTAGGGGTTTTCGGTGAAATAGATTGGGTCAGTGTTTGATAAACTAATTGATTAATACTGATTGCATTGTTGATATGAATCATCTATTTTTTAACAAGCTATTTATAACAAAGTGTTTAAAATTAGTTGctcaaaccaattaataaagttaactaataaaataagtaaCTCTATTTAGATACCAACAATTAAATATCAACCATTTGCCAAATATATCTTAATCTCAAGTCTATGAATTGTATAGTTTGAAtagattaaattaatttttattagtcTAACATTCACATGGTTTAACTCTTTTGATTTATGGGAGACAGCAAATTGAGGAAGCCAGAAAATGATAGGACAGGAGTCATATTGCATAAAAGGGACCCACAATGCTGAAATTGCTTCATGGTCCGGGCTCACAGGCCCGGCACAGCCCAACCCAAGACTAATTCATACATACACGACTTTCACCAAATTACGAAATTACTTTACCAACTTGCGAAATTAATCAATCAGGCATGATTTTCACTTTTCGTTCATATGCCTATTTTAGTATATTctgtatataaaaattattatatataatattttacttttattaatttattatactcTCCTTTTGTTTTGTTAGTTTgtcttcatttttatttttaataaacaatTTCAAAATGTTGTCTAATAGAAACTTTTTTGTCAatgatatataataattttttgacaaaaatgaCTTAATTTTGTTGAAAACTACCAATTTCTAACTATTTTCATCTAATGATCGGTAATCCGTTAACattaaataatccaaaatatttattatatggTCTATACAGTTATTGATAAATATTACCCAATTTGTCTTTGTCCAAGAAACTTAATACTTCtactccatatatatatatatatatatatatatatatatatatatatatatatatatatatatatatatatatatatgtatatatatataatgtttaattatttttttacggtatttattaattaattttagtttttcttattctcaatatataaattaaaaatatcatcaactggaattttattaaattgatttcacagtaaattttattatcaacttttttttaatttcaaaacaaaagcAAAGTAAGAGatgtttaaaattaatataataaatttgtaAGTGTGTGAAATCAAATCTaacatttaattagaataagaaaaagattttttttaaaaaagtatgcACTCCTATTCCATTGAGAACCGCACAAAAAAGTTTACAACTAACTTAAAATATAAGGCAAGtataaacctttttttttttttttagggaaggtaagtataaattttttttttttttaattgaggttagtataaacttttttcagactgtatgagactgtctcattatGAAACAAGTCCATACAAACAATCTAAAGTTAAACTTATATAGcagttaactaaataaaaatagattttttcatttaatttaagaaattaaaaatcgGATTAGCCCCTACTAACTAAAGAATTTgtcaactttttttattttgaattggggtaaaacttaaaatgaaagtAAAGTAAGGAGGAAAAAATTGTGAATGAGCCCTTCTTTTCTGAAATCCTAGACTATCAAATATCTTAAATGGGCCTGAAACCACCTTTGAACAAGAGTTATTAACAGCTCATCTCTTAAGAGATCATCTTTTTAAGAGACGTATTTTAAGCCTAACCCattaaaaagattaatatttacttattatattcttaatgcctacttatattatttttaatacttatttattgTATCATTAATGCTTACTTTTAATCTTCAATTAAAACGGTAAAGCAAGTTCGTTGGTTTTTAAGACTAATAAAGAG
This genomic window contains:
- the LOC130811335 gene encoding ubiquitin-conjugating enzyme E2 4 — translated: MSSPSKRREMDLMKLMMSDYKVEMINDGMQEFYVEFRGPSESLYHGGVWKMRVELPDAYPYKSPSIGFINKIYHPNVDEMSGSVCLDVINQTWSPMFDLVNVFEVFLPQLLLYPNPSDPLNGEAAALMMRDRPAYEKKVKEYCEKYAKPEDAGAVPEEKSSDEEPSDEEYASSDDAMVGEADP